A single genomic interval of Mycobacteriales bacterium harbors:
- a CDS encoding UBP-type zinc finger domain-containing protein, with protein sequence MAEICAHIPAVDDAAPSGDGCVECLAMGARWVHLRRCVACGHIGCCDSSPNRHATAHFHAEEDHPLIQSFEPGEEWYYCYVDDVMFERAGAAPSPAHP encoded by the coding sequence ATGGCCGAGATCTGCGCCCACATCCCCGCCGTCGACGACGCGGCACCGAGCGGTGACGGTTGCGTCGAGTGCCTCGCGATGGGTGCCCGCTGGGTCCACCTGCGCCGGTGCGTCGCCTGCGGCCACATCGGGTGCTGCGACAGCTCCCCGAACCGGCACGCCACCGCCCACTTCCATGCCGAGGAGGACCACCCGCTCATCCAGTCCTTCGAGCCGGGCGAGGAGTGGTACTACTGCTACGTCGACGACGTGATGTTCGAGCGGGCGGGTGCGGCTCCCAGCCCCGCGCACCCCTGA
- a CDS encoding RidA family protein — protein MTEPGPVELIRSTDLADRAPYAYAAVARDVTRLVFTAGACPLDDSGETVAVGDVAGQAEQVMANLRTALAAAGADLTDVVKTTVYVASSRRADLVAAWDVVSRHFGDHDAPSTLLGVAVLGYRDQLVEVEAVAALR, from the coding sequence ATGACCGAGCCGGGGCCCGTGGAGCTCATTCGTTCGACCGACCTCGCCGACCGCGCGCCGTACGCTTACGCCGCCGTCGCGCGCGATGTCACCCGACTCGTCTTCACCGCGGGGGCGTGCCCGCTCGACGACTCCGGCGAGACCGTCGCCGTCGGGGACGTCGCCGGCCAGGCGGAGCAGGTCATGGCCAACCTGCGGACCGCGCTCGCCGCGGCGGGTGCCGACCTCACCGATGTGGTCAAGACGACCGTCTACGTCGCCAGTTCCCGCCGGGCCGACCTCGTCGCCGCCTGGGACGTCGTCAGCCGGCACTTCGGCGACCACGATGCGCCGTCCACCCTGCTCGGCGTCGCGGTGCTCGGCTACCGGGATCAACTCGTCGAGGTCGAAGCTGTCGCAGCTCTGCGATGA
- a CDS encoding DUF6510 family protein, with amino-acid sequence MTDPENVSDRRLDANAAGGPLAELFTVDLTAAVATCASCGSSGPLAEDDLYADAPALVVRCRNCTAVVLRYADSDGTIRFEMTGTRLLTVALPTDRLPTNSV; translated from the coding sequence ATGACCGACCCCGAAAATGTGTCCGACCGGCGGCTGGACGCCAATGCTGCAGGAGGGCCGCTCGCCGAGCTGTTCACGGTCGACCTCACCGCGGCCGTGGCCACCTGCGCGAGCTGCGGGAGCAGCGGCCCGCTGGCCGAGGACGATCTGTACGCCGACGCGCCGGCCCTCGTGGTCCGCTGCCGGAACTGCACCGCGGTCGTCCTCCGTTACGCCGACAGCGATGGCACGATCCGGTTCGAGATGACCGGTACCAGACTGCTCACAGTCGCCCTTCCGACCGACCGCCTTCCGACCAACTCTGTGTAA
- a CDS encoding ferredoxin reductase, which produces MAGTAVRRRLSWQRAEVLELRHETPRASRLTLRPPDWTGHRAGQHVDVRLTAPDGYTAQRSYSLASPPEREAVDLVVERLDDGEVSPYLTEELRPGDLLELRGPIGGYFVWPAAPDGPVQLIAGGSGVVPFLAMLGHHRASRSSVPVRLLYSARTVDDIIGRAELGEPGSDATDAEVTVTLTRGAPDGWTGPTGRVDSALLAERTFAPDRRPQVLVCGPTTFVETVARGLIDLGHDPGRVKTERFGASGGP; this is translated from the coding sequence GTGGCGGGAACAGCGGTACGCCGGCGACTGAGCTGGCAGCGCGCCGAGGTGCTCGAGCTACGGCACGAGACCCCGCGTGCCAGCCGACTCACCCTGCGCCCACCGGACTGGACCGGGCACCGGGCCGGCCAGCACGTCGACGTACGCCTCACCGCGCCGGACGGCTACACCGCGCAGCGCAGTTACTCCCTCGCGTCGCCGCCCGAGCGGGAGGCGGTCGACCTGGTCGTCGAACGGCTGGACGACGGGGAGGTGTCGCCGTACCTGACGGAGGAGCTGCGACCGGGCGACCTGCTCGAGCTCCGGGGGCCGATCGGCGGGTATTTCGTCTGGCCCGCCGCGCCCGACGGCCCTGTGCAGCTGATCGCCGGCGGCTCCGGGGTCGTGCCGTTCCTCGCGATGCTCGGGCACCACCGCGCCTCGAGAAGCTCGGTCCCGGTGCGGCTGCTGTATTCGGCGCGCACGGTCGACGACATCATCGGTCGGGCCGAGCTGGGCGAGCCCGGCAGCGACGCGACCGACGCCGAAGTCACCGTGACGCTCACCCGCGGGGCGCCCGACGGATGGACCGGGCCGACCGGCCGGGTGGATTCGGCGCTCCTGGCCGAGCGCACGTTTGCGCCCGACCGGCGGCCGCAGGTGCTGGTGTGCGGCCCGACCACCTTCGTCGAGACCGTCGCCCGCGGGTTGATCGACCTCGGTCACGATCCAGGCCGGGTCAAGACCGAACGCTTCGGAGCGAGTGGAGGACCGTGA